agcttcaccaagactcttgcctggtcatgagttgatgcGAAGACAATTTTCCTTGTAGTGGAGCATccatattaaaaacttaaacattCGGTGTGAAATGTGAGTGAGCTGCactggtggagaaggtaaagtatagggcaaagaggggggctcaggatgcatgatcgagacaacctgaacaactggttttctagctgatcttctcagtggcgcccccagaaaattttcttaggggtggccagaagaggccgcaccaaatcttggggtggcacacaaaaaaaaataatgaattcagtgtaatgttatatttttatttctggtaaatgaaataatgtagttttattcatttaattaattctatttgaaatattgcaatttattctttgaaataattcagcaagtacatgtgcaaaccaaataaaaatctatgtttagtttaaaaacacttttcatatactgtataaatgacttctttttttacgtgcctttattgtacatcatacgagatatgccatgtctaaaattaatgaagattaatgagtttattattcccagtgatgggttgcagctggaagggcatccgctgtgtaaaaatgtgctggataagttggcggttcattctgctgtggcgaccctggattaataaaaggactaagccgaaaagaaaatgaatgaaagaataatgagtttattaattacccaaacaaatgaacaaactgaacaaaaggcattactatacacactcactatacctaataatattatttatccatattgctttttgaaccattttattaatgcagcttcttctattgatatactgtagcttaaggtaaatattaaatagccattgctgtctattgaaggtgtgtgcgtgctgtcaaggacgatcggggagggtagtggtggttctagtttaaatgacaccctgggcgaaccaccctatacacccccacctctcttgaattgttagatttgttattcaataaatataacaatttatttatatttattctaaataaatacaattaatattaatatacaattattattctaaataaacaacagaaatcagtcctaaatattactggaaaacaacaactggagtgatatgccaacatcacttaagaaaccttttgcatgaaaatgaattatgacaattctaaagaatacaaaaaatgtactgtattatagaattatctgtggtcttagaccagatcatggctgagaaatcatgttatgaagtcttacctccctgactcattatccctcctttctgctttaaaggcatgcttagtgaaagtaacatcattatcatcatcatcatcatcattatattgtataaactttaaacgactttcaaaactcgctgcgtgccgacacttctgcacaaaaggctTTTACtccgtttcacggcgcatgagcggtgcctattatgtcggcgtgcatgcaaacaaccaaccgggattcacacaggagtgcgtgaggcgcgcgggaatggttttccgcgcacatgcgtcagtttgctttcaccagcattgaaccagagggggagagctacgtcagtaacaccaacaataatttagtgactgcattttatttatttatgtatttatttatttatctaaatattgggaatttataagttcatttcaatcaataatgtcaaccgcaaaattatattagggtggccaaaggggtggccacaagggtggccagagtttaccgaggggtggccgtggccacccctggccaccccttggaggcgcccctggATCTTCTTCTCACATTGGAAAGAttattgttttagtgcctgaTCATTCTCATGCTCTTGTCTCGTGTGGAGTTCCATAACAGTTTGCAGATTTTAATATTATGGAGAGATATAGCCATCCTTACACTATTATGTGCATTTCTGATCTTAAACTGTAGTTCCACTGTACTCTGCAACGAGAACCTCAGtcaaaaatatttatgtaaaactgaatttttgttgcatcatataatcatattttaaatttttcataaaatcatcaaacaatgtgtacctaaaaagcattttctaagaaataaaaaatttctGTCATATTGTCACTaagttattgttactttttttctagtggatatgtggtttatatctagtatatatatatattgatttgtctatttgctggcttgctatcagaaaacaaacactaagctaggggatagattaattaaattctacaattacaagtgatttgtaatttgttcatttataccccattttttgtttaataatgtttttctatgcagactttatgtattggtctaatatttgtataaagaaagtttgcatttgcatttactcatttagcatctTTTATCCTGCGACAACAACTAATGACAAAAGAAACAGACTCAGCCTATCAAAGGTTCAGAGCTTGTGTTATTAAATGCTAACAAACCTTAAGCCAAGTCCAACAAGTAAAGCCacacaatgttgttttaaagcttatttaattttatttattttttttaaatgcactgttCTATTCACAAGTCAAGTTGTTAAGCTCATTAGGCCCTgtggcttttgttttttatttataatatctttCACTTAAATTGCTGTTTCATAAAAACATCTACTGGGAAGAGTTGTCATATTTCATATAAAGATTTTATGGCACAAAcgtgttatttaattttaagcttgtttgtttttatttattaaaaagcctagcttgatgtgcactattttgtttttcttttgcttattttattgttgtgatttataaagtaatctgaaaattatttatgaaagattttttggtaaaataataataataataataaaacaataaacaacaaataaacagtgtttaagtGTCTAATGCTGGCAGCATCATATGTTACAAAACTATTCACAAAgactatttgatttattaaataactcatctcttatgctTTCTTTCATGTTATGTGACAAAATTAACGAATGACTCGGATTAACTAAAAGATTCATTAATTTGCTCATGTGCACGATGTGTAGTGCGAGACAAGATTAGTTCAtttttcgagtcctctatcgagtCGTTCGTTCACCACATGAAAGACTACAGCCTAACATATGCATTTAtatgccaatcatatgcatttagagccagaaaaagaattgatctgttcacctctcgagtcctcgggtttgagtcattcgttcatcaccggccaatcatatgcgtttagagccaaaaaaaaaagaattgatctaTTCAACTCTCAAGTGCTCCGGTTTGAGTTATTCTGtcatgtgatgaacgaacgactcaagaaccagaagactcgaaaggtgaactaattatcatggcttcTATCGGCTCAGACTGGGTACATTGGTTaaaattatatgtgactgtcattgTAACGTGAAcgcaccactgacatttgaatacatgaagaggtgagctgagcaaacagacaacaatacctatagacaaaagagcaggtaaacattgaattattattttctcattcttatagtattctatttatgacttatttgtcgtgtgatcaaccttctgggctagttgtagatgtgtttggaagcaattcgtaacattttaataatattttggcaaattgaaccaaatgaacgaaatgactcgaaaaaagatttgttcatctcgatcagtaaataaaatgatacgaacttcccatcactattgagtatgcgaaattctgttgtacgccactgcgaaaaggggcgggattaaacaagatgattagacatgaatggtttctctccagtgtggctcatgatgtgttgattaaggtgtgatgattggctgaaactcttcccacactgagtgcatgagaatggtttctctccagtgtgaatcctcatgtgttgatgaaGGCGTGATGAGCaggtaaaactctttccacactgagtgcatgtgaatggtttctctccagtgtgaatcctcatgtgttgatgaaGGCGTGATGAGCaggtaaaactctttccacactgagtgcatgtgaatggtttctgtcCAGTGTGGATTGTCATGTGACagttaaggtttgatgattggctgaaactcttcccacactgagggcaagtgaatggtttctctccagtgtgtattttcatgtgacagttaaggtgtgatgattggttgaaactcttcccacagtgagggcatgtgaatggtttctctccagtgtggatcctcacgtgtagattaagggatgatgattggctgaaactcttcccacactgagtgcatgtgaatggtttctctccagtgtggatcctcatgtgtagattaagggatgatgattggctgaaactcttcccacactgagtgcatgtgaatggtttctctccagtgtgggtcctcatgtgttgattaagggatgatgattggctgaaactcttcccacactgagtgcatgtaaacggtttctctccagcgtggatcatcatgtgaaacTTAAGATCgtcttttcttccaaaactcttttcACACTGAGTGCAGATGAAATggttcttgtctctccttttcaaaataccatcagtctgtaaatagtttttttcctcaattttgacacgatgttcctcctctttactcccctcattcaCTTCAATtaagtctgaaataaataaataaaacagtttttattaagtcttaaaaaatctcatcaaaagctgaaaagtgagaaGACacaggaaacattggctacacacactgtaattttggtgcaaattaaatgtaaaataaatcagatcatattgtgtttggtccattaacgtgtacacatttatACAAAGACTTGGATTTCATTACAGAggtcctaatttatttatttattttacctttttaagaTTAAGTTCatacattgattgttttaaaacatctatTTCATAATACTTTAATATGAGGAATAAAACACTGCTTATTGTCAAAACTCATTCCTAGGAACTTTACCTTTTTCACAACTTGTATAGTTTCTCTATCTAAAAAAGCTCCTGATCTAAATGCATagatcttaaaaaacaaaaatgcatgcatACAGTTTTTGACTTAGAaaaattaaaaccatttaaaactgaccagccatatattttatttatacatatttaaatttgtctcttgattgtatacatattttccctttataacaaatacataaatcatcTACATATAAACTACGAAATATATTATTCCcattaacatttacaatattattaattttaatattaaatagtgTTACTGATAGTATACTTTCTTGGGGCACTCCTGATTCTCATATATGCTATATATGCTCATATATTCAGATAATATAGTTTTCATACGCACACGAAAAACtctattgaataataaaaatttgcAATAAAATTAGGCAAATTTCCTCAAACACCCATCTCgtgtaaatcttttaaaataccaTACCTCCTGGTAGTGTCAAAGGCCTtttccagataaaaaaaaaaaactgcttgtatgtgttcttttttaataaaacctGCTCGTACAAAAGATTCTAATCGTATAAGATGGCAAAGAGTACTTTTCCCTCTTCTAAACCCACACTGATAtttattaatctt
The Danio rerio strain Tuebingen ecotype United States chromosome 4, GRCz12tu, whole genome shotgun sequence genome window above contains:
- the LOC137490937 gene encoding uncharacterized protein — encoded protein: MAFIKEESEDVKIEETFTVKQEDLQEQTDLIEVNEGSKEEEHRVKIEEKNYLQTDGILKRRDKNHFICTQCEKSFGRKDDLKFHMMIHAGEKPFTCTQCGKSFSQSSSLNQHMRTHTGEKPFTCTQCGKSFSQSSSLNLHMRIHTGEKPFTCTQCGKSFSQSSSLNLHVRIHTGEKPFTCPHCGKSFNQSSHLNCHMKIHTGEKPFTCPQCGKSFSQSSNLNCHMTIHTGQKPFTCTQCGKSFTCSSRLHQHMRIHTGEKPFTCTQCGKSFTCSSRLHQHMRIHTGEKPFSCTQCGKSFSQSSHLNQHIMSHTGEKPFMSNHLV